The Vicia villosa cultivar HV-30 ecotype Madison, WI linkage group LG1, Vvil1.0, whole genome shotgun sequence genome includes a region encoding these proteins:
- the LOC131644898 gene encoding pentatricopeptide repeat-containing protein At1g28690, mitochondrial-like isoform X2: MNNVVYKLFQSCRRFHTSQISTHQPFPQNHDSIPPSTFLSNTLQHYINSQTPSHGQKLHSHILKTGFIPNTNISIKLLILYIKSNSLRYARQVFDDLHDRTLSAYNYMIGGYLKKGQVHDSLELFHRLLLSGEKPDGFTLSMILKASTSTLGVNVAMVHDLGRMVHTQILKCDVERDDVLCTALIDSYVKNGRVGYGRTVFDVMSEKNVISSTSLISGYMNKGCFDDAECIFGKTLDKDVVVFNAMIEGYSKTYECAMRSLEVYINMQRFNFRPNLSTFASVIGACSVLAAFEIGQQVQTQLMKTPFFADVKLGSALIDMYSKCGRVEDARRVFDHMFEKNVFSWTSMIDGYGKNGFPDEALDLFSKMQIEYCVAPNFVTFLSALSACAHAGLVDKGWEIFQSMENEYRLKPGMEHYACMVDLLGRAGRLNQAWEFITRMPERPNSDVWAALLSSCRLHENIEMAKLAANELFKLNASGRPGAYVALSNTLADAGKWESK, encoded by the exons ATGAACAATGTAGTATACAAACTTTTCCAATCATGTCGTAGATTCCATACTTCACAAATATCAACTCATCAACCATTTCCTCAAAACCATGATTCCATTCCTCCCTCCACATTTCTCTCCAACACTCTCCAGCATTACATCAATTCCCAAACCCCCTCCCACGGCCAAAAACTCCATTCCCACATTCTCAAAACCGGGTTCATTCCAAACACAAACATTTCCATCAAACTCCTTATACTctacattaaatccaattctttAAGATACGCACGTCAGGTGTTTGATGATTTGCATGACAGAACATTATCCGCTTATAATTACATGATTGGTGGCTATCTCAAAAAAGGACAGGTTCATGACTCACTTGAGTTGTTTCATAGGCTTTTACTGTCCGGAGAAAAGCCTGACGGGTTTACGCTTTCAATGATTTTAAAAGCGTCCACGTCTACCTTGGGTGTTAATGTTGCGATGGTTCATGATCTTGGAAGAATGGTGCATACGCAGATTCTTAAATGTGATGTTGAGAGAGACGATGTTCTTTGTACAGCGTTGATTGATTCTTATGTTAAGAACGGGAGGGTTGGTTATGGGAGGACTGTGTTTGATGTGATGTCGGAGAAGAATGTGATATCTTCAACGTCGCTGATCTCTGGTTATATGAATAAAGGTTGTTTTGATGATGCTGAATGTATATTTGGGAAAACATTGGATAAGGATGTTGTGGTGTTTAATGCTATGATTGAGGGTTACAGTAAAACATATGAATGTGCTATGAGATCTCTTGAGGTTTACATTAACATGCAACGGTTTAACTTTAGGCCGAATCTTTCTACGTTTGCTAGCGTGATTGGTGCTTGTTCTGTGCTTGCAGCGTTTGAAATTGGGCAACAAGTTCAAACTCAGCTaatgaaaacacctttttttgcgGATGTAAAATTAGGAAGTGCTCTTATAGATATGTATTCCAAGTGTGGTAGAGTTGAAGACGCTCGAAGAGTTTTTGACCATATGTTTGAGAAGAATGTTTTTTCGTGGACATCTATGATTGATGGATACGGGAAGAACGGGTTTCCTGATGAAGCACTTGATCTATTTAGTAAGATGCAGATAGAATACTGCGTTGCGCCCAATTTTGTCACGTTCCTCAGCGCTCTCTCAGCTTGTGCACATGCTGGACTTGTGGACAAGGGTTGGGAGATTTTTCAGAGTATGGAGAATGAATATAGACTGAAGCCAGGGATGGAGCATTATGCTTGCATGGTTGATCTGTTAGGGAGAGCAGGGAGGCTGAACCAGGCTTGGGAGTTTATCACGAGGATGCCTGAGAGACCCAATTCGGACGTGTGGGCTGCTTTACTTAGTTCGTGCAGACTCCATGAAAATATAGAGATGGCAAAATTAGCTGCCAATGAGCTTTTCAAGCTGAATGCTAGTGGAAGACCGGGAGCTTATGTTGCACTATCTAATACTTTGGCAGATGCTGGGAAATGGGAGAGT AAGTAA
- the LOC131644898 gene encoding pentatricopeptide repeat-containing protein At1g28690, mitochondrial-like isoform X1 translates to MNNVVYKLFQSCRRFHTSQISTHQPFPQNHDSIPPSTFLSNTLQHYINSQTPSHGQKLHSHILKTGFIPNTNISIKLLILYIKSNSLRYARQVFDDLHDRTLSAYNYMIGGYLKKGQVHDSLELFHRLLLSGEKPDGFTLSMILKASTSTLGVNVAMVHDLGRMVHTQILKCDVERDDVLCTALIDSYVKNGRVGYGRTVFDVMSEKNVISSTSLISGYMNKGCFDDAECIFGKTLDKDVVVFNAMIEGYSKTYECAMRSLEVYINMQRFNFRPNLSTFASVIGACSVLAAFEIGQQVQTQLMKTPFFADVKLGSALIDMYSKCGRVEDARRVFDHMFEKNVFSWTSMIDGYGKNGFPDEALDLFSKMQIEYCVAPNFVTFLSALSACAHAGLVDKGWEIFQSMENEYRLKPGMEHYACMVDLLGRAGRLNQAWEFITRMPERPNSDVWAALLSSCRLHENIEMAKLAANELFKLNASGRPGAYVALSNTLADAGKWESVSELREVMKQRGIAKDTASSWVGANTAC, encoded by the coding sequence ATGAACAATGTAGTATACAAACTTTTCCAATCATGTCGTAGATTCCATACTTCACAAATATCAACTCATCAACCATTTCCTCAAAACCATGATTCCATTCCTCCCTCCACATTTCTCTCCAACACTCTCCAGCATTACATCAATTCCCAAACCCCCTCCCACGGCCAAAAACTCCATTCCCACATTCTCAAAACCGGGTTCATTCCAAACACAAACATTTCCATCAAACTCCTTATACTctacattaaatccaattctttAAGATACGCACGTCAGGTGTTTGATGATTTGCATGACAGAACATTATCCGCTTATAATTACATGATTGGTGGCTATCTCAAAAAAGGACAGGTTCATGACTCACTTGAGTTGTTTCATAGGCTTTTACTGTCCGGAGAAAAGCCTGACGGGTTTACGCTTTCAATGATTTTAAAAGCGTCCACGTCTACCTTGGGTGTTAATGTTGCGATGGTTCATGATCTTGGAAGAATGGTGCATACGCAGATTCTTAAATGTGATGTTGAGAGAGACGATGTTCTTTGTACAGCGTTGATTGATTCTTATGTTAAGAACGGGAGGGTTGGTTATGGGAGGACTGTGTTTGATGTGATGTCGGAGAAGAATGTGATATCTTCAACGTCGCTGATCTCTGGTTATATGAATAAAGGTTGTTTTGATGATGCTGAATGTATATTTGGGAAAACATTGGATAAGGATGTTGTGGTGTTTAATGCTATGATTGAGGGTTACAGTAAAACATATGAATGTGCTATGAGATCTCTTGAGGTTTACATTAACATGCAACGGTTTAACTTTAGGCCGAATCTTTCTACGTTTGCTAGCGTGATTGGTGCTTGTTCTGTGCTTGCAGCGTTTGAAATTGGGCAACAAGTTCAAACTCAGCTaatgaaaacacctttttttgcgGATGTAAAATTAGGAAGTGCTCTTATAGATATGTATTCCAAGTGTGGTAGAGTTGAAGACGCTCGAAGAGTTTTTGACCATATGTTTGAGAAGAATGTTTTTTCGTGGACATCTATGATTGATGGATACGGGAAGAACGGGTTTCCTGATGAAGCACTTGATCTATTTAGTAAGATGCAGATAGAATACTGCGTTGCGCCCAATTTTGTCACGTTCCTCAGCGCTCTCTCAGCTTGTGCACATGCTGGACTTGTGGACAAGGGTTGGGAGATTTTTCAGAGTATGGAGAATGAATATAGACTGAAGCCAGGGATGGAGCATTATGCTTGCATGGTTGATCTGTTAGGGAGAGCAGGGAGGCTGAACCAGGCTTGGGAGTTTATCACGAGGATGCCTGAGAGACCCAATTCGGACGTGTGGGCTGCTTTACTTAGTTCGTGCAGACTCCATGAAAATATAGAGATGGCAAAATTAGCTGCCAATGAGCTTTTCAAGCTGAATGCTAGTGGAAGACCGGGAGCTTATGTTGCACTATCTAATACTTTGGCAGATGCTGGGAAATGGGAGAGTGTAAGTGAACTTAGAGAAGTAATGAAGCAGAGAGGAATAGCCAAGGACACTGCATCCAGTTGGGTTGGAGCTAATACTGCTTGTTAG
- the LOC131644899 gene encoding THO complex subunit 7A-like — MLGRVRKVSGRGEPVAANYAFGPSEDDVIIKHRLLTRTTTTRGEPPLKKLQKKFTSFVSEVDKDEDNYNDCEKLARAFLQELTTFEIPLLKSKAIVEANVREKDNFNELKDEMNRQILQAQVDIEDHKKKLEESKVERRHKEECEAIRKLIALQPPRCETQKVITELEKEIAALDAENTAGSRLLELRKKQFSLLLHVVDELQNTIEEDQKSLMEEMRIATEELKNGIEDTSGGSEAMAVDH; from the exons ATGCTGGGAAGAGTGAGGAAGGTTTCCGGTCGTGGAGAACCAGTTGCAGCAAACTACGCATTCGGTCCTTCCGAAGACGATGTAATCATCAAACACAGGCTTCTCACCCGGACAACCACCACTCGAGGCGAACCTCCGTTGAAAAAGCTTCAAAAGAAGTTCACCTCGTTCGTCTCCGAGGTAGATAAAGACGAAGATAACTACAACGACTGCGAGAAGCTTGCTCGAGCTTTTTTGCAGGAGCTTACTACATTTGAGATTCCTCTTTTGAAGAGTAAAGCGATTGTTGAGGCTAATGTTAGGGAGAAGGATAATTTTAATGAGTTGAAAGATGAGATGAATCGCCAGATCTTGCAAGCGCAGGTTGATATTGAGGATCATAAGAAGAAATTGGAGGAGAGTAAGGTTGAGAGACGGCATAAGGAGGAGTGTGAGGCGATTAGGAAGTTGATTGCTTTGCAGCCGCCGAGATGTGAGACGCAGAAGGTTATTACTGAGTTGGAGAAGGAAATAGCGGCGTTGGATGCGGAGAATACTGCTGGTTCGAGATTGTTGGAGCTTCGGAAGAAGCAGTTTTCGCTTTTGTTGCATGTG GTGGACGAGTTGCAGAATACTATAGAGGAAGACCAAAAGAGTCTAATGGAGGAGATGAGAATAGCAACTGAGGAGCTTAAGAATGGGATAGAGGACACAAGTGGGGGGTCGGAAGCAATGGCAGTTGATCATTAA